In Vibrio celticus, one genomic interval encodes:
- the ychF gene encoding redox-regulated ATPase YchF: protein MGFKCGIVGLPNVGKSTLFNALTKAGIEAANFPFCTIEPNTGIVPVPDLRLDALAKIVNPQKILPTTMEFVDIAGLVAGASKGEGLGNKFLANIRETDAIGHVVRCFENENIVHVAGKVSPIEDIEVINLELALADLDSCERAIQRNAKKAKGGDKDAKFEITVLEKLLPVLTEGGMARTVELGKEEAAAIGYLNFLTLKPTMYIANVAEDGFENNPYLDAVREYAENENNVVVAVCAAIESELSELDDEDREEFLADMGIEEPGLNRVIRSGYELLTLQTYFTAGVKEVRAWTIPVGATAPQAAGKIHTDFEKGFIRAEVVGFDHFIEFNGESGAKDAGKWRLEGKEYIVKDGDVVHFRFNV from the coding sequence ATGGGTTTTAAATGTGGCATCGTTGGTCTACCAAACGTTGGTAAGTCAACTCTGTTTAACGCACTGACTAAAGCAGGCATCGAAGCAGCAAACTTTCCATTTTGTACGATCGAACCAAACACAGGTATCGTTCCGGTTCCAGATCTACGCTTAGATGCATTAGCAAAAATTGTTAATCCACAGAAGATCCTTCCAACGACAATGGAATTCGTAGATATCGCGGGCCTAGTTGCTGGCGCATCTAAAGGTGAAGGTCTTGGTAACAAATTCCTAGCTAACATCCGTGAAACTGACGCTATCGGTCACGTTGTACGCTGCTTTGAAAATGAAAACATTGTTCACGTTGCTGGCAAAGTATCTCCAATCGAAGATATCGAAGTGATCAACCTTGAACTTGCACTAGCTGACTTAGACAGCTGTGAGCGTGCAATTCAACGTAACGCGAAGAAAGCGAAAGGCGGCGACAAAGACGCTAAATTCGAAATCACTGTACTAGAAAAGCTACTTCCAGTTCTCACTGAAGGTGGTATGGCGCGTACTGTTGAACTTGGCAAAGAAGAAGCGGCAGCAATCGGCTACCTAAACTTCCTAACACTTAAGCCAACAATGTACATCGCAAACGTTGCAGAAGATGGTTTTGAAAATAACCCATATCTAGACGCTGTTCGTGAATACGCTGAAAACGAAAACAACGTAGTTGTTGCTGTTTGTGCAGCAATCGAATCTGAGCTTTCTGAACTTGACGACGAAGATCGCGAAGAGTTCCTAGCGGATATGGGTATCGAAGAGCCAGGTCTTAACCGAGTGATCCGCTCTGGTTACGAACTACTGACTCTTCAAACTTACTTCACAGCGGGCGTTAAAGAAGTTCGCGCTTGGACAATCCCTGTAGGTGCAACTGCGCCACAAGCAGCGGGTAAGATCCACACAGACTTCGAGAAAGGTTTCATCCGTGCTGAAGTTGTTGGATTCGATCACTTCATCGAATTTAACGGTGAGAGCGGTGCGAAAGACGCAGGTAAATGGCGCCTTGAAGGTAAAGAATACATCGTTAAAGATGGTGACGTTGTTCACTTCCGCTTCAACGTATAA
- a CDS encoding lactonase family protein: MKTLPLTIGCYTDTPSKSQGVYQTQLDLETGKLLPLELIIKCTNPSFVTVTKTGIYTASEVDQQKQPQLIHIPNVDSQLTPNTSLISGDHPCHVAIDPHNKFAITSQYSSGTFDIFSLSINGSIDKRLKTIKMVGSGPNKERQTSPHTHQCLFLQNSPQFVTVDLGTDRINFYCFDEEQEEFLDEPMQSIKVPAGNGPRHLIFNKVEDRAYVVCELSETLLILEKVLGIWNAVEEIDALPNMEKGEAAAAIKLSPDEQFLYVSCRHQSRISSFKIDSETQRLTFIDSYDTKGKFPRDFHITNDGKWLIVANQHSNNITSFKRNNEDGSLVYTGYSLEIDAPVCVMQ; encoded by the coding sequence ATGAAAACCCTCCCCTTAACGATCGGTTGCTACACAGATACGCCAAGTAAAAGCCAAGGTGTTTATCAAACTCAGTTAGATCTAGAAACAGGAAAACTATTACCTCTAGAGCTGATCATCAAATGTACTAACCCCTCTTTTGTTACTGTAACAAAGACTGGGATCTATACTGCATCAGAAGTTGACCAGCAAAAACAGCCCCAGCTCATTCATATACCTAATGTTGATTCACAGCTAACACCCAATACAAGCCTCATCTCGGGAGATCACCCTTGTCACGTCGCAATAGATCCACACAATAAGTTTGCTATCACGTCGCAATACTCATCAGGCACATTCGATATTTTTAGCTTAAGTATCAACGGCAGCATCGATAAACGACTCAAAACAATCAAGATGGTTGGTTCCGGACCAAACAAAGAGAGACAAACAAGCCCACACACCCATCAATGTCTGTTCCTACAAAACTCACCACAGTTTGTGACTGTCGATCTCGGCACCGATCGCATCAACTTCTATTGCTTTGATGAAGAGCAAGAAGAGTTCCTTGATGAGCCAATGCAGTCTATTAAGGTGCCCGCCGGCAATGGACCTCGCCATTTAATCTTTAACAAAGTTGAAGACAGAGCCTATGTGGTCTGTGAACTCTCTGAAACATTACTGATTTTGGAAAAGGTTTTAGGCATTTGGAATGCAGTGGAAGAGATCGATGCATTGCCTAATATGGAGAAGGGAGAAGCCGCAGCTGCGATTAAGCTATCGCCTGATGAGCAATTCCTTTATGTGTCATGTCGACACCAATCAAGAATCAGCAGCTTCAAAATCGACTCTGAGACTCAAAGGCTGACTTTCATTGATAGCTACGACACTAAAGGCAAATTCCCAAGAGACTTCCACATAACGAACGATGGGAAATGGCTTATCGTCGCAAACCAGCACTCCAACAACATCACCTCATTCAAGCGAAATAATGAGGATGGGTCTTTGGTTTATACAGGGTACTCTTTAGAGATCGATGCACCGGTTTGCGTTATGCAGTAG
- a CDS encoding 2-octaprenyl-3-methyl-6-methoxy-1,4-benzoquinol hydroxylase, protein MNSYDIVVVGGGMVGAATAIGFAKQGLSVAVIEGFAPQAFDESQAMDIRVSAISQASVDLLEDLGAWQSIAAMRVCSYKRLETWEHPECRTRFDAVSLDLPRLGYIVENRLIQLGLWSQFDAYDNLELLCPEKLDKIEFGETNIVKLQSGAELSAKWVVGADGANSTVRQQAGIGITAWDYRQHCMLINVETELPQQDITWQQFLPSGPRSFLPLCSLTSDDQQVGQGSLVWYDSPLRIKQLSAMTPEKLRNEVLTHFPKELGDIKVLNSGSFPLTRRHAQSYSKNNCILVGDSAHTINPLAGQGVNLGFKDVSVLLNVTKEKGELNQSVARHYEVMRRGDNLMMQSGMDFFYKTFSNDIGPLKFVRNAALKLAENSGPIKTQVLKYALGL, encoded by the coding sequence ATGAACAGTTACGATATTGTAGTAGTCGGTGGTGGCATGGTTGGCGCAGCAACAGCAATCGGTTTTGCAAAGCAAGGTCTGAGTGTTGCGGTGATCGAAGGTTTTGCCCCACAAGCTTTTGATGAGTCGCAAGCGATGGACATTCGTGTGTCAGCGATTTCTCAAGCATCGGTCGATTTGCTTGAAGATCTTGGCGCATGGCAAAGTATTGCAGCAATGCGAGTGTGTTCTTATAAGCGTTTAGAGACGTGGGAGCACCCAGAGTGTCGTACTCGATTTGATGCTGTATCACTAGACCTTCCTCGTTTGGGCTATATCGTTGAGAACAGACTCATTCAATTAGGTTTATGGTCTCAATTTGATGCCTACGACAATCTCGAACTGTTATGCCCAGAAAAGCTCGATAAGATTGAGTTTGGTGAAACCAATATCGTAAAGCTTCAATCAGGGGCTGAGTTATCTGCGAAGTGGGTAGTTGGTGCTGATGGCGCTAATTCAACCGTCCGTCAACAAGCTGGAATTGGCATCACGGCTTGGGATTATCGACAGCACTGTATGCTGATCAATGTGGAAACTGAGCTCCCTCAGCAAGACATTACCTGGCAACAGTTTCTACCAAGTGGTCCTCGTTCGTTTCTGCCTCTGTGTTCTCTAACCTCTGACGATCAACAAGTCGGGCAGGGCTCGTTAGTTTGGTATGATTCTCCGCTGCGTATTAAGCAACTGTCAGCAATGACCCCTGAAAAACTACGTAACGAAGTGCTTACTCACTTTCCTAAAGAGTTAGGTGATATCAAAGTCTTGAATTCGGGTTCTTTTCCTCTGACACGACGTCATGCTCAATCATACTCGAAGAACAACTGTATTTTAGTCGGGGACTCTGCGCATACGATTAACCCTTTGGCTGGACAGGGTGTTAACTTAGGCTTCAAAGATGTATCAGTACTGTTGAATGTCACCAAAGAAAAGGGTGAATTAAATCAGTCTGTAGCAAGACACTATGAAGTGATGAGAAGAGGCGACAACCTAATGATGCAGAGTGGTATGGATTTCTTCTACAAGACATTCAGCAACGACATTGGCCCGCTTAAGTTTGTACGTAATGCCGCACTAAAACTCGCAGAGAACTCTGGGCCGATTAAAACTCAAGTCTTGAAATACGCCTTGGGTCTTTAA
- the miaB gene encoding tRNA (N6-isopentenyl adenosine(37)-C2)-methylthiotransferase MiaB translates to MSKKLLIKTWGCQMNEYDSSKMADLLNAANGYELTEVPEEADVLLLNTCSIREKAQEKVFHQLGRWKTLKDKKEGVVIGVGGCVATQEGDHIRQRAPYVDVIFGPQTLHRLPEMIKSSLSNEKPVMDISFPEIEKFDNLPEPKAEGATAFVSIMEGCSKYCTYCVVPYTRGEEVSRPMDDVLFEVAQLAEQGVREVNLLGQNVNAYRGPTHEGDICSFAELLRLVASIDGIDRIRFTTSHPLEFGDDIIEVYKDTPELVSFLHLPVQSGSDRILTMMKRPHTAIEYKSIIRKLRKARPDIQISSDFIVGFPGESKQDFQDTMKLIKEVDFDMSFSFVFSPRPGTPAADYPCDVPAQEKKDRLYELQQTVNTQAMRFSRLMLGTEQRILVEGPSRKNLMELRGRTENSRVVNFEGSADLIGQFVDVKITEVYTNSLRGELVRTEKDMGLRVVMTPAEMMEKTKREDELGVATFTP, encoded by the coding sequence ATGAGTAAGAAACTGCTAATTAAAACTTGGGGCTGTCAGATGAATGAATATGATTCATCAAAAATGGCCGACCTGCTTAACGCTGCAAATGGCTATGAGCTAACTGAAGTACCTGAGGAAGCAGACGTACTACTATTGAATACTTGTTCTATCCGCGAAAAAGCGCAAGAAAAAGTATTCCACCAGCTTGGTCGTTGGAAAACGCTTAAAGATAAAAAAGAAGGTGTGGTGATCGGTGTGGGTGGCTGCGTAGCGACTCAAGAAGGTGATCACATTCGTCAACGTGCACCATACGTAGACGTTATCTTTGGCCCACAAACATTGCACCGTTTGCCAGAGATGATTAAGTCATCACTGTCTAACGAAAAGCCAGTAATGGACATCTCTTTCCCAGAGATCGAAAAGTTCGATAACCTGCCCGAGCCAAAAGCTGAAGGCGCGACGGCGTTCGTTTCTATCATGGAAGGTTGTTCTAAATACTGTACTTACTGCGTTGTACCATACACACGTGGTGAAGAAGTTAGCCGTCCAATGGATGATGTACTTTTCGAAGTTGCTCAACTTGCAGAGCAAGGCGTACGTGAAGTTAACCTGCTAGGTCAAAACGTAAACGCATACCGCGGTCCAACTCACGAAGGTGATATCTGTTCATTCGCAGAACTGCTTCGTCTTGTTGCTTCTATCGACGGTATCGACCGTATTCGTTTCACAACAAGCCACCCGCTTGAGTTTGGTGACGACATCATTGAAGTTTACAAAGATACACCAGAACTAGTGAGCTTCCTTCACCTACCAGTACAAAGTGGTAGTGACCGTATTCTTACGATGATGAAGCGTCCGCATACGGCTATCGAGTACAAATCTATTATCCGTAAACTGCGTAAAGCTCGTCCTGACATTCAAATCAGCTCTGACTTTATTGTTGGTTTCCCTGGTGAGTCTAAGCAAGACTTCCAAGATACAATGAAGCTAATTAAAGAAGTTGATTTCGATATGAGCTTCAGCTTTGTTTTCTCTCCACGTCCAGGTACGCCAGCGGCAGATTACCCATGTGATGTACCAGCACAAGAGAAGAAAGATCGTCTGTACGAACTGCAGCAAACGGTAAACACACAAGCTATGCGTTTCTCTCGTCTAATGTTAGGCACAGAGCAACGTATCCTTGTTGAAGGTCCATCAAGAAAGAACCTAATGGAACTTCGCGGCCGTACAGAAAACAGCCGTGTTGTGAACTTCGAAGGTTCTGCAGACCTAATCGGCCAGTTCGTAGATGTGAAGATCACTGAGGTTTACACCAACTCACTACGTGGTGAGCTAGTTCGCACAGAAAAAGACATGGGTCTACGCGTTGTTATGACTCCAGCAGAAATGATGGAAAAAACTAAACGTGAAGACGAGCTAGGTGTAGCAACATTTACGCCATAG
- a CDS encoding PhoH family protein, which produces MSNKIVTLEINLEPADNKRLASLCGPFDDNIKHLERRLGVEINYRSNFFTIVGKPHTTAAALDIIKHLYVETAPVKGNIIDIEPEQIHLAITESGILDQHVESEIDYGKEVTIKTKKGVIKPRTPNQAQYLMNMVTHDITFGIGPAGTGKTYLAVAAAVDALERQEVRRILLTRPAVEAGEKLGFLPGDLSQKVDPYLRPLYDALFEMLGFERVEKLIERNVIEVAPLAYMRGRTLNDAFIILDESQNTTVEQMKMFLTRIGFNSRAVITGDITQIDLPRGAKSGLRHATEVLNEVDDISFNFFMSEDVVRHPVVARIVNAYEKWEAKDQKERKEFEKRKREEREAKLLEAQQAVTTQLATQNSSVIAEQGDK; this is translated from the coding sequence TTGAGCAATAAAATCGTTACCTTAGAGATAAATCTAGAGCCAGCAGACAACAAGCGCTTGGCAAGTTTATGCGGACCATTTGACGACAACATCAAGCATCTTGAGCGTCGTCTGGGCGTTGAGATTAATTACCGTAGCAACTTTTTCACCATTGTCGGTAAGCCTCACACTACAGCCGCAGCTTTAGACATCATCAAACACCTCTATGTTGAAACGGCTCCAGTTAAAGGCAACATAATCGATATCGAACCAGAGCAAATACATCTGGCGATCACCGAATCTGGCATTTTGGATCAACACGTCGAGTCTGAAATTGACTACGGCAAAGAAGTGACCATTAAAACTAAAAAAGGCGTTATCAAACCTCGAACGCCAAACCAAGCACAGTACCTAATGAACATGGTGACTCATGACATCACCTTTGGTATTGGGCCAGCAGGTACAGGTAAAACCTACTTAGCCGTTGCGGCAGCAGTTGATGCACTTGAACGCCAAGAGGTTCGCCGAATCCTACTGACTCGTCCTGCTGTTGAAGCCGGTGAGAAGCTTGGTTTCCTACCGGGTGATTTAAGCCAGAAAGTAGACCCATATTTGCGTCCACTTTACGATGCGCTGTTTGAGATGCTTGGCTTTGAGCGAGTTGAGAAGCTGATTGAACGTAACGTAATTGAAGTTGCGCCACTGGCTTACATGCGTGGTCGTACATTGAATGATGCGTTTATCATTCTTGATGAAAGCCAAAACACCACGGTAGAACAGATGAAGATGTTCTTAACTCGTATCGGTTTTAACTCACGCGCTGTGATCACTGGTGATATTACGCAAATCGATTTACCTCGTGGTGCAAAATCAGGCTTACGCCATGCGACTGAAGTGCTCAATGAAGTCGACGACATTAGCTTCAACTTCTTTATGTCTGAAGACGTCGTTCGTCACCCTGTGGTAGCCCGTATCGTCAACGCGTACGAGAAGTGGGAAGCAAAAGACCAGAAAGAGCGCAAAGAGTTTGAAAAGCGTAAACGTGAAGAGCGCGAAGCCAAACTTCTTGAGGCTCAGCAGGCAGTTACGACACAATTAGCAACACAAAATAGTTCTGTAATTGCAGAACAAGGTGATAAATAG
- the ybeY gene encoding rRNA maturation RNase YbeY, with translation MSIELDLQLAVENEQGLPTEQDIQLWLDKTIPQFQENAELTVRIVDTQESHQLNHEYRGKDKPTNVLSFPFEAPPGIELDLLGDLIICRQVVEKEAEEQSKPLLAHWAHMVVHGSLHLLGYDHIEDDEAEEMESLETEIMQSMGFEDPYILEK, from the coding sequence ATGTCTATTGAACTAGACCTACAATTAGCGGTCGAAAATGAGCAAGGTCTTCCAACTGAGCAAGATATTCAGCTTTGGTTGGACAAGACCATTCCTCAGTTTCAAGAGAATGCTGAGTTGACGGTTCGTATCGTTGATACGCAAGAAAGCCACCAGCTCAATCATGAATATCGTGGCAAAGACAAGCCAACTAACGTGTTGTCTTTTCCATTCGAGGCTCCTCCAGGGATCGAGTTAGATCTACTGGGCGACCTCATTATCTGCCGCCAAGTTGTCGAAAAAGAAGCAGAAGAACAAAGTAAGCCTCTGCTAGCACACTGGGCTCATATGGTTGTACATGGCAGTCTGCATCTGCTAGGTTATGATCATATCGAAGATGATGAAGCTGAAGAGATGGAGTCACTCGAGACAGAAATCATGCAATCTATGGGGTTTGAAGACCCTTACATTCTAGAAAAGTAA
- the corC gene encoding CNNM family magnesium/cobalt transport protein CorC (CorC(YbeX) belongs to the Cyclin M Mg2+ Exporter (CNNM) family, and was characterized as belonging to a set of three proteins, at least one of which must be present for CorA to function.), with product MNEGNPPTSEGSKKSEGPSRKSFFERLGQLFQGEVKDRQELVDVIRDSEINDLIDHDTRDMLEGVMEISEMRVRDIMLPRSQMVTVERTDDLDTLIALITDAQHSRYPVISEDKDHVEGILLAKDLLKYLGSESAPFDIEQVIRPVVVVPESKRVDRLLKEFQEERYHMSIVVDEFGGVSGLVTIEDILEEIVGEIEDEFDDEEELDIRKLSKHTFSVKALTTIEEFNDTFNTAFSDDEVDTVGGMVMTALGHLPVRGEIVEIENYHFKITSADNRRVIQLQVTIPDEQPIPTIEE from the coding sequence ATGAACGAAGGTAACCCCCCCACTTCTGAGGGAAGTAAAAAATCTGAAGGTCCGAGTAGAAAGTCCTTCTTTGAACGCCTAGGCCAACTATTTCAAGGTGAAGTAAAAGATCGCCAAGAGCTCGTAGATGTAATCCGCGACTCAGAAATTAATGACCTAATTGACCACGACACACGGGACATGCTCGAGGGTGTTATGGAAATTTCAGAGATGCGAGTACGCGATATCATGCTGCCTCGCTCTCAAATGGTTACAGTTGAACGCACCGATGATCTAGATACATTGATTGCGCTCATTACTGATGCTCAACACTCTCGCTACCCAGTGATCAGTGAAGATAAAGACCATGTTGAAGGCATTCTATTAGCGAAGGACCTACTTAAGTATTTGGGTTCAGAAAGTGCCCCATTTGATATCGAACAAGTGATTCGCCCTGTCGTGGTTGTTCCTGAAAGTAAGCGAGTTGATCGCCTGCTTAAGGAGTTCCAAGAAGAGCGTTACCACATGTCTATCGTTGTCGATGAGTTTGGCGGAGTTTCTGGCCTGGTAACCATTGAAGATATCCTCGAAGAAATCGTTGGTGAAATTGAAGACGAGTTCGACGATGAAGAAGAGCTAGATATTCGTAAGCTGAGTAAGCATACCTTCTCTGTAAAAGCTTTAACCACTATTGAAGAGTTCAACGATACGTTTAACACTGCCTTTAGTGACGATGAAGTGGATACGGTAGGCGGCATGGTTATGACAGCACTCGGTCACCTGCCGGTTCGTGGCGAAATTGTAGAAATCGAAAACTACCATTTCAAAATAACATCAGCAGATAACCGTCGTGTGATTCAGCTACAGGTAACCATTCCTGACGAACAGCCTATTCCGACTATCGAAGAATAA
- the lnt gene encoding apolipoprotein N-acyltransferase, which produces MTKTFIHRLLRPLAAVFVGAITTLSFAPYSIWPLAILSPALLLLLIHNRSPKSALWIGYAWGLGQFTTGISWVYVSIDGFGGMPLAANLFLMALLVGYLAVYSGLFTWGLNKFFPANNLSRFFLAAPAFWLVCDWLRGWVMTGFPWLWLGYSQIDSPLGSFAPISGVELVTLAIIVSASAFTYAIVNRAWSIAIIPAVVFSAGFGIRNIDWVTPNPEKTTSVVLIQGNVDQDSKWLPSHRWPTMMKYTDLSRENWGADIIIWPEAAIPAFEVEIPSFLRNLDSAAKMNNSSIITGVLNQSEDKKYYNSVLSLGVNPYGEYSYDPDERYHKHHLLPFGEFVPFEDILRPLAPFFNLPMSSFSRGDFVQPNIVANGRHLAPALCYEIIFNDQVRQNVTDETDFILTLSNDAWFGRSIGPLQHMEIAQMRALELGKPVIRSTNNGVTAVTDYKGNIIKQVPQFETAVLKAELISTDGQTPYHTVGTWPLYIWAMLSLVIGWVIRKPKS; this is translated from the coding sequence ATGACTAAGACATTTATTCATCGCCTATTACGGCCGCTTGCGGCCGTTTTTGTTGGCGCTATAACCACACTTTCATTCGCTCCATACTCTATATGGCCTCTTGCTATTCTCAGCCCAGCTTTGTTGCTGTTACTGATCCACAACCGCTCTCCTAAAAGTGCGCTTTGGATTGGCTACGCATGGGGTTTAGGTCAATTCACCACAGGTATCAGCTGGGTATACGTCAGCATTGATGGTTTTGGCGGCATGCCACTGGCAGCCAACCTATTTTTGATGGCATTGCTTGTTGGCTACCTAGCCGTTTATTCAGGGCTATTTACCTGGGGTTTGAATAAATTCTTCCCTGCCAATAACCTAAGCCGCTTTTTCCTTGCAGCTCCTGCATTCTGGCTAGTCTGTGATTGGCTGCGTGGCTGGGTAATGACGGGCTTCCCTTGGCTTTGGTTAGGCTACAGCCAAATCGATTCGCCATTGGGTTCATTTGCACCGATTAGCGGCGTAGAGCTAGTAACTTTAGCGATCATTGTTTCAGCCTCTGCATTCACTTATGCGATTGTTAACCGGGCTTGGAGCATCGCTATCATTCCCGCTGTCGTATTTAGCGCAGGCTTTGGTATTCGCAACATCGACTGGGTCACGCCGAACCCTGAAAAAACCACGTCAGTCGTCTTGATACAAGGCAACGTCGATCAAGACAGTAAATGGCTACCGAGTCATCGCTGGCCAACCATGATGAAGTACACCGACCTAAGCAGAGAAAACTGGGGAGCGGATATCATCATCTGGCCTGAAGCTGCTATTCCCGCATTCGAAGTTGAGATCCCATCTTTCCTACGTAACTTGGATAGCGCAGCGAAGATGAACAACAGTTCGATCATTACCGGTGTGCTGAATCAGTCTGAAGATAAGAAATACTACAACAGTGTTCTTTCTCTCGGTGTGAATCCATACGGTGAGTACAGCTACGATCCAGACGAACGCTACCATAAACACCACCTGTTACCATTTGGTGAGTTTGTGCCGTTTGAAGATATCTTGCGTCCATTAGCACCTTTCTTTAACTTGCCAATGTCATCATTTAGCCGTGGCGACTTTGTTCAACCAAACATAGTGGCAAATGGTCGTCACTTAGCGCCGGCACTGTGTTATGAGATCATCTTTAATGATCAAGTTAGACAGAACGTAACCGACGAGACTGACTTTATTTTAACGCTCTCTAACGATGCGTGGTTTGGTCGTTCGATTGGCCCTCTGCAACATATGGAAATTGCACAGATGCGTGCTCTGGAGCTTGGTAAGCCGGTTATTCGCTCGACCAACAATGGTGTGACCGCAGTTACCGATTACAAAGGCAACATCATCAAACAAGTGCCTCAGTTTGAAACGGCCGTATTAAAAGCTGAACTCATTTCAACGGATGGTCAAACGCCTTATCACACAGTAGGTACTTGGCCACTGTATATCTGGGCGATGCTCAGCTTGGTGATTGGTTGGGTAATTAGAAAGCCAAAAAGCTAG
- a CDS encoding zinc ribbon-containing protein has product MPKKKALYEEVVEEVIETLKHSPEELNNKIETSGKFAKAANDMTKDELSLISAYVKSDLKEFSESYEESKSGPFYLMIADSIWQGLLDITDRTKVEWVELFQDLEHQGLYQAGEVIGLGTLVCDECGHQTEYNHPTNIIPCIKCGSKGFSRKALKP; this is encoded by the coding sequence ATGCCGAAGAAAAAAGCGCTCTATGAAGAAGTCGTCGAAGAGGTGATTGAAACGCTGAAGCATAGCCCTGAAGAGCTCAACAACAAAATCGAAACGTCGGGCAAGTTTGCGAAAGCAGCCAATGATATGACTAAAGATGAGCTTTCATTAATCTCTGCCTACGTGAAGTCGGACTTAAAAGAGTTTTCCGAAAGCTATGAAGAGAGTAAAAGCGGTCCATTCTATTTGATGATTGCAGACTCTATTTGGCAAGGGCTGTTGGATATTACTGATCGTACTAAGGTGGAGTGGGTTGAACTGTTCCAAGACTTAGAACACCAAGGCTTGTATCAAGCGGGTGAAGTCATTGGCCTAGGAACTCTAGTATGTGACGAGTGTGGTCATCAAACCGAATATAACCACCCAACCAATATCATTCCATGTATTAAATGTGGTTCTAAAGGGTTTAGTCGTAAAGCCCTTAAACCGTAA